The proteins below are encoded in one region of Deferribacterota bacterium:
- a CDS encoding integration host factor subunit alpha — MTKYNIVENIYNALGLKKRDINQIVNSTFDIIKERIVNKENVKISGFGTFEVKKRGQRIGRNPKTGEEKIIKPRYFVIFRPSKVFKEDINGK; from the coding sequence ATGACTAAATATAATATAGTAGAGAATATATATAACGCATTAGGATTAAAAAAAAGAGATATTAATCAGATTGTGAATAGTACCTTTGATATAATAAAAGAGAGAATAGTTAACAAAGAAAATGTAAAAATATCAGGATTTGGGACATTTGAGGTAAAGAAGAGAGGACAAAGGATTGGGCGAAATCCTAAAACAGGAGAGGAAAAGATCATTAAGCCCCGTTACTTTGTGATCTTTAGACCGAGTAAGGTGTTTAAAGAAGATATAAATGGAAAGTAA
- a CDS encoding MerR family transcriptional regulator — protein MESNKLYYKIGEVCEITNLKPSVLRFWEKQFKQLKPLKVGSNHRYYTQEHIKIIKDIKHMLYEEKLTIEGAKLKLGDSCRYADSRGLLKEVKKELLEILSLIKHDI, from the coding sequence ATGGAAAGTAATAAGCTCTATTATAAAATTGGTGAGGTTTGTGAAATAACAAACTTAAAGCCCTCTGTGCTTAGGTTTTGGGAAAAACAATTTAAACAACTAAAACCTTTGAAAGTGGGTTCTAATCACAGATATTATACACAAGAGCATATTAAGATTATAAAGGATATTAAACATATGTTATATGAAGAAAAGTTGACAATTGAAGGAGCCAAGCTAAAATTAGGCGATAGTTGTAGATATGCAGATAGTAGAGGATTATTAAAAGAGGTAAAAAAAGAATTGCTTGAAATTTTGTCTCTTATAAAACATGATATATAA